The genomic stretch TACATTTAAGCCTTCATATCGGGTGTTAGGATCACAACTGTGATTTTGTGGGGCCCAGTTTGCCGGATTATCATCCCACAGCAAAAATACCTCTTTGCTCAGAGGATAAGCGTACTTTCTAAAAGTTTCTTTTTCCTTAACATTCCATTTGTTTTCTGCATATCTGCGGGTAACGATCCGCTGTGCCATCTCTTCCCCCTTGAAAATCACCTCCCTGGCGTTTATATTCTGATTTGCATATATGCCATAACCTGCAATGGCATTGCCTTTCATAGTATACTTTTTTTGCCTGCGTTGGTGCCGGGCAATGCCTTCATCAATTATTTTTTTAAGAAATCCTGCCTGGCCAATTCCATCACATTTTAAAATATAATCGGCAGAGCCTTCGTATCCGTCTTTATAAAATACCGAGCAGGTAAAGTTAATTTCCAGGAAAAAGATCTCGTTCTTTTCATTCACCCGGAAGTCGAGCCGGGCATAGCCAACCCCGCCAAATCCCTGGAATATCTGCAGTGCCGCATCTTTTAATTGCTGTTCCAGGCCGGGGTCGTTGCAGGGAATATTTGCTTCGGGATGAAGCTCCGAGGTCTTCAATGCATAGGTCTTGAATTGAAATCCCTTCGGAAAGATATATTCGATGGGCTTGAACACCGTACAGCTTTTTCCTTCCTGCGCATCGGCCACCAGCATCACCGTAAACTCCCTGCCCTGGATATATTCTTCCACCAATAACGGCCCGTATTCTTCCATGATGGAAGCACATTTTCTGACCAGGTCTTCTTTATTGTAAACAAGCGAGCTGTCATCAACACCCAGGCTGTCCCCGGCCTTATCCGGCTTAACAAACAACGGATACTGCAAATGGGCGCATTCTTTTTCAATATCATCAACCGACCCGATCAAGGCAAAGGCCGGAGTTTTTATACCCGAAGTATACGCCACGTATTTCATCAGGTCTTTGGGCGGATCGTAAAGCAACGAAGTGGGACCGGTAAAAGGAAGGTTCAGCAACTCCATGAAATAAATAACATCCACGGAGGGCACAGTCCATTCAAGATACCCTTCACATAAGTTAACGAAGACGTCGAAGTTCTTTTTCTTAAGCTCTTTCAGTTGTTTGTAAACGGTAAGCTTGTTCAGTTGCACATGCTCAAATTCTGCCCCGGGCATTAAATGTCCCAGATCCCTGGCCGGGTCGTAATTTTTATAATCTACATCGGATGTGGAGTAATCAGGTTGAAGAACGCAAACTTTCATATTCAATTTTTTTCCGCCGGCCTCAGGAAATGCCCATCGAACCCTTGCGTTTCAGCGCTTTTGCGGACAGCTTCTTTCTTTGATAAGCGTCGTTTATTATGGCTACCACCAGTTGGGTGAATGTTTTTCCGCTCAGCCTCAATATGGCGCCAATGGAAGTATAATCCTCGTCTTCGCTCAGGCCACATTGTGCGTTTACCTCCAGTACATATATTTTGCCGGTCTCTTTATCCATCCGCAGGTCAACCCGGGTGTAGCCCTTGCCCCTGGTGGCAACAAACGCCTCCCAGCTGATCCGCTTTATCTCTTCGATCAAAGAAGGGTCGGGCAATTCATATTCATAAAAATTGCCTTCATCCGGCATGGGGTTCTCTTCTTCATAAATTTCCCAAAGCCTGTCAAAGCTTAAGAACTTTTCTTTTTCAGGCAGGGAAGGATGAAAGATACGCTCTACCGGTTCATATATTTTTGCCTTTCCGGGCTTATCGTAAGAACCAACGATCAGCACGGTATATTCCGGGCCGCTGATGAAAGATTCAGCTACGATCCCATCACAGGTCAGTTGCCAGCCGCGGTAACCATCAAACATATTCTGTACCTGTTCATCAAGTTCTTTGGGCGTGCTCACAACATTTCGTACGCCAACGCCCATGCTGCCGCCGGAAACGGAAGGCTTTACTATAATGGGAGAACCAAGTTTCCTGATAATGTCACCGGTATCTTGGTCCCTGGCTGTTATGGCTTCCCAGGGCGCCGTGGGCACGCCGGCCTTATCAAAAGCCTGCTTCATGGGTATTTTGGAGGTAGTGATATGATAAAAATATTCATCAGAGCCGGTATAGAACAATCCTTTCTCTTCCAGCAGCTTCACTACCGATATACCAGGCGTACCATTCACTTCATCACCATCGCAGAGGTTGAAGATGAGGTGGATCTTATTGTCTTTCTCATTCTTTTTGGCGATGTTGTCAATAACCGACGCATAATTGTTTATAGTAACCGGTTGCCATTTCCATTCCACATCCAGTTCATTGAATGTTTTGCTGTATTCGGCAATGCTTTGTGAAAAATCGTAGTAATAATCAATATTCGGGTCACTTGTCTCCAGGTGCGGCGCCAACACCCATACATAAAGCTGGTTTAGCGGAACAGCGGATAAAAATGAGTTAGATGGGGCCATACTGGAACGGGTGAGTTACAACGACAGCTTTTGTTTTACCTGCGATTTAATGAAATCGGTCAAACGGTACCTGGAAAGTGTTTCTATAGAAAGATGGGAAGCGCCGTTGATCAGTTGTAAACAGTCCTTGCTTCCGCAGTTGCAAACAAAGGGTTGTGCCATATCCCACTCGGTGGAAGGGTAGAAAAATGTAAACTCTTCACCAGGTTGCAGTGGTTGCAGGCATATAAGCTGCAGGGAACTGGTATCAAAAAAAACATTGGGACTGCAACTGTGGTTGATGTACTGAAGGAACTCCGGCATCAGCGTAATATGCCTGTCGGTACCGGTTTGTACGGTCAGGTACGTTGGATAGGATTGGGTAATTCCTGCACTGAAATTGCAGATCACATCACCGGGAGCAAAATGCCGGGTGGCGTGTAATGACTTTTGACTGGAAGCATTATTCAGTAAAACTTCTGCAAAAACATGATTACTGATAACTTCGGCGGATGGGGTAGTAATGGTGGTTGTTATCATGCGGTTTTAGAAGGGAATAACCCGTAAAAGTTTAAAGTGATTAATGTTTATTTTTTGAATTTACGTATACGATAGTAAATGTATAAAAGCATTGTTTAATTAAAAAGTTTATTGGGCATTATTATTCACTGGTGGATTAATTGTTTTATAATGTGAATAACCAGCCAAATCATTTTATCACCCAGCAGAACCCGGTTATTGCTAAGTACAAATAAAACGATGCAGGCGAACAGGTGCTGATGGTAATAAAGAAGGCTGTCCTTTTAAGACAGCCTTCTTTAAATAATCCGTACAGGAATAGCTATTGTAAAACGACCTTTCCCGTGGCTAAAACTTTGCCATTTGAATCCATTACCGCAACAACATACACCCCCCGGCAAGGGGGGCCTGCTGACACATCCATGATGCTGTAAGGTGCTGTTACCGTAAACGATTTAATATAAACCCGCTGGCCGTTATTGCCGTAAATGACCAGGCTCCTGGTTGTTCCCGGGTTTACAGCGCCGCTGTAATACCTTACCTGAAATACGCCGCTGTTTGGATTGGGTGTTATGAAAAGCCTGTTAGAAGCAGAATCTTTAATATTGACAGCATTGGACAAGGCGGTACAGTTTAATGCAGTTGTTACACGGGCGGTATAAAGCCCCAGTTCATCTACACCAACACGAAGCGTTGATCCGGAAGCGCCTGGAACTGCAATACCATTCCGGTACCAGGCAATTGTATTGGTTGGGCCCGGAGGCGTTATGGTTGCCGTAAGTGTAGTGAACATACCTGGTAAGAGACTTGTATAAGGCGAAGCCAAAATGGAGATCGATGGCGCTGCAGTTGTTGTTACCGTCACGCTTGCGCATGAAGTGGTATTGCAGGTTCCTTCTGCCCGCACAAAGAAAGTGGTGCTGGTATTGACCGCCACATTGGAAAGCGTGGCACCTGTTCCAAGTAAAGCGCCTCCGCAGCTGCCGCTGTACCATTTCCAGGAAGCCCCGGTTCCCAGGAAGCCCCCGGTAATACTTAAGTTTACTATTGCAGGCCCGCAACTCGACGTTATATCTGAATTAGCAGAAACCGCAGCAACTGAAATGCTGTTAACCGTTAATGTAGCTGTTGAGGATGTCACCGGTCCGCAACTGCCCGTTACAACCACATCATAATCACCGGCATCACCAATCGTTACATTATTGATGGTATAAGACGCTGCGTTGGCGCCGTTGATATTTCCTCCGTTCTTACGCCATTGATAGGTTAAAGAAGTGCCCGATGCTGCAACGGTAAACGTGGCATTTCCCCCCGCACAAACCGTTTGGCTTGCAGGCTGGGTACTTATAACTGTTGTTGCATTAACAGTTAATGTGGCTGTTGTGGAGGTTATGTTTCCACAGGCTCCGTTGATGACCACATCATAATTACCGGCATCGCCCGCCGTTACATTATTGATCGTATAAGATGCTGCATTGGCGCCGCCGATATTACCTCCGTTCTTACGCCACTGATACGTTAAAGAAGTACCCGAAACAACAACAGTAAAAGTTACATTTGCCCCGACACAAACAACCTGGTTCACGGGCTGTGTGGTTATCGCGGTGGAAGCATTTACCGTTAAAGCAGCTGAATTAGAAGTAACTGGCCCACAGGCCCCCGTAACCACCACGTCATAATCGCCGGCATCACCTGTTGTTACATTATTTATGATATAAGATGCTGCATTGGCGCCACCGATATTACCTCCGTTCTTACGCCATTGGTACGTTAATGAAGTGCCTGTTGCTGCAACGGTAAAAGTCACATTTACTCCCGCACAAACGGTTTGCGATACAGGATTCGTTGTGATCGTTACCGGCTGGTTCACAGTAATGGTCACAATGTTTGAAAAAGCGGTTGACGGACCTGAAGAACAGGTTACTTTGAGCCGGTAATAAGTGGTGGATGTGATGACGCCTGTTGAAGCGCTGGCAGGATTGGTTTGCCCGGCAAGGTCATTGATATTGCTGACAAAATTATCATTGGAATATTGCCATTGGTAACTGATGCCATTGCCTGCAGAATATCCTGTTGCCATTACCGTGCCCGTGCCGGAAGTGCAGAATGGCCCGGACGAAGTGTTTGCAGTGCCGCCAACAGGTGTGGTACAGGCGGGGGGTGTGAATTCAAAAGCACCCGGGTCGGGGTTAACGGCCCTGACCACATTGAGAATATCATCCGTAATACCCCCCACAGCAGTTGTGCCCATTGCTGCTCCATCCACAACAGGATTAGCAGGCGCAAAATTACCTGCGCCGGGGTTTGTAAATAACGGGTCTGCATGAACAGAGTTTGCATCTTTACCGGTACCGGTCTGCCAATCAGTGAATGTAGTATAGTTCGTACTTCCGATCTGCCCGTATGTTTGTGTACCTCCCGGTGCATTCAGCCAGGCTGCATTGTAATTGGAGATGAACGGGGCAGCAGACGCAGAGACATCAATGATCCTCTTTACCCCGGTTCCTCCCCGGGTAACAACAAAAATGTTATTACGCATATCAAGGCCGTTTTGTGTGCTGAAGTTTGATAAATTAATGGCATTGGTATTGGACGTACCGGCTCCTGTGGCATTGTTCAGCACAATGGTATTATGATAAATATTCACCGGCCCGGTAACAGAATTATTCTGGATACCATACTGTGCACCATCATTGTTCATTCCATAAATGAGGTTGTTTTGAATGGTGCCCGAAGTAGGTGCAGTGGTGGTGCCGCTCATATATACACCCCTGCTGATCGTAGAACTGCCGGGCATACTAACGTGCAGATCGTAAATGCGGTTCTTCTCCAGTAAAAAAGCAAGCGATCCTGCTGGTACGGTAATACCTGCCGGTGTAACGGCATCGCTTCCGGAATTGGTACGGGTTGGTCTGCGGATGATATTTCTGGATACCAATGCCCCATTGGTATAAGAGAGGTAAACACCAAAGCCATACCAGTCAAACACGTTGTTATTAATGACCGAAATACGGGTTAATGGTGTATTCCAGTGCACGCCGGAAAGCTGAATGGCCGAATAACCTCCGCTGACCGTATTGCCGGAGATAACAACACTGTCTGAAAGAGATCCGTCAAGCAGCCAGTTGGCACCGGAAATAATGATCCCGAAAGCCGAAGAGGTGGAATTGGTGGTGGATACATTGACGGTATTGTTCCGGATGGTAATTTTTGAAGAGCCATTGGTGATGTGAATACCCCGGCCCTGTGTAGCGTGCAGGCTGTTTACCGTCAGGTTTTCAACGATCATGTGATTCACGCCGTTCAACTGCAGTATATGATCACTGGCAGCATTGGTGGGATTATATTGCAGTACCTGGCTGTTCCCGTTCAATGTAATTGTATTTACAGCACTGCTGCCCGGAACGGTATTAAATACCACCTGTTCATCATAAGGGCCGTTCATTACATTGATAACAACCGGCGTACAAATGCCATGCTGCGAAAGTGCATTTGCCATACTTTGAAAACCGGTAAAGTTGGTGGTGGAAACCGGTAAAGAAGCATTGATGGTAAACACCCCTTCAAGGCCCCTGCGGAAGCCATTGTATGTATAGCTGTCATTAGAAGGATTACTGTCTGGCCCGCCGTTCGGATTGGATGATGTAGCTGTAAAAT from Chitinophagaceae bacterium encodes the following:
- a CDS encoding right-handed parallel beta-helix repeat-containing protein — its product is MYNNLIYDIRSTNGTIEGIRVRTGGTAPEIYFNTVSFDNATATSGNLKGFREELSNTNSVLRNNIFSITQTTSGTKTAIELASTSTVTSAINSNYNVFWVPGGNVGMRGATVYATLNAWQTASTQDAASFETNPSFQSVTNPVPRSGVINNQALPGTGITTDITGATRSATPDPGAYEFTPPSGDAAITNFILPPIPHCANTLAVQFELTNAGGDPLNSVTINWTVNGVPQAAVNWTGPTVPPGASTIVTLGTIPVTGATIYNFTATSSNPNGGPDSNPSNDSYTYNGFRRGLEGVFTINASLPVSTTNFTGFQSMANALSQHGICTPVVINVMNGPYDEQVVFNTVPGSSAVNTITLNGNSQVLQYNPTNAASDHILQLNGVNHMIVENLTVNSLHATQGRGIHITNGSSKITIRNNTVNVSTTNSTSSAFGIIISGANWLLDGSLSDSVVISGNTVSGGYSAIQLSGVHWNTPLTRISVINNNVFDWYGFGVYLSYTNGALVSRNIIRRPTRTNSGSDAVTPAGITVPAGSLAFLLEKNRIYDLHVSMPGSSTISRGVYMSGTTTAPTSGTIQNNLIYGMNNDGAQYGIQNNSVTGPVNIYHNTIVLNNATGAGTSNTNAINLSNFSTQNGLDMRNNIFVVTRGGTGVKRIIDVSASAAPFISNYNAAWLNAPGGTQTYGQIGSTNYTTFTDWQTGTGKDANSVHADPLFTNPGAGNFAPANPVVDGAAMGTTAVGGITDDILNVVRAVNPDPGAFEFTPPACTTPVGGTANTSSGPFCTSGTGTVMATGYSAGNGISYQWQYSNDNFVSNINDLAGQTNPASASTGVITSTTYYRLKVTCSSGPSTAFSNIVTITVNQPVTITTNPVSQTVCAGVNVTFTVAATGTSLTYQWRKNGGNIGGANAASYIINNVTTGDAGDYDVVVTGACGPVTSNSAALTVNASTAITTQPVNQVVCVGANVTFTVVVSGTSLTYQWRKNGGNIGGANAASYTINNVTAGDAGNYDVVINGACGNITSTTATLTVNATTVISTQPASQTVCAGGNATFTVAASGTSLTYQWRKNGGNINGANAASYTINNVTIGDAGDYDVVVTGSCGPVTSSTATLTVNSISVAAVSANSDITSSCGPAIVNLSITGGFLGTGASWKWYSGSCGGALLGTGATLSNVAVNTSTTFFVRAEGTCNTTSCASVTVTTTAAPSISILASPYTSLLPGMFTTLTATITPPGPTNTIAWYRNGIAVPGASGSTLRVGVDELGLYTARVTTALNCTALSNAVNIKDSASNRLFITPNPNSGVFQVRYYSGAVNPGTTRSLVIYGNNGQRVYIKSFTVTAPYSIMDVSAGPPCRGVYVVAVMDSNGKVLATGKVVLQ
- a CDS encoding SET domain-containing protein-lysine N-methyltransferase → MKVCVLQPDYSTSDVDYKNYDPARDLGHLMPGAEFEHVQLNKLTVYKQLKELKKKNFDVFVNLCEGYLEWTVPSVDVIYFMELLNLPFTGPTSLLYDPPKDLMKYVAYTSGIKTPAFALIGSVDDIEKECAHLQYPLFVKPDKAGDSLGVDDSSLVYNKEDLVRKCASIMEEYGPLLVEEYIQGREFTVMLVADAQEGKSCTVFKPIEYIFPKGFQFKTYALKTSELHPEANIPCNDPGLEQQLKDAALQIFQGFGGVGYARLDFRVNEKNEIFFLEINFTCSVFYKDGYEGSADYILKCDGIGQAGFLKKIIDEGIARHQRRQKKYTMKGNAIAGYGIYANQNINAREVIFKGEEMAQRIVTRRYAENKWNVKEKETFRKYAYPLSKEVFLLWDDNPANWAPQNHSCDPNTRYEGLNVVALRNISKGEELTLNYANFLDEHMEPFDCRCGAANCCGRVSGTPE
- a CDS encoding SET domain-containing protein, which gives rise to MITTTITTPSAEVISNHVFAEVLLNNASSQKSLHATRHFAPGDVICNFSAGITQSYPTYLTVQTGTDRHITLMPEFLQYINHSCSPNVFFDTSSLQLICLQPLQPGEEFTFFYPSTEWDMAQPFVCNCGSKDCLQLINGASHLSIETLSRYRLTDFIKSQVKQKLSL